A genomic region of Catalinimonas niigatensis contains the following coding sequences:
- a CDS encoding SusC/RagA family TonB-linked outer membrane protein — MKNLYLLNLRRCLGRLFILLIASCLLQVSSAWAQSRTIAGQVTDLDSDEALPGVNIVVKGTTTGTVTDVDGNYRLTVSQNAESLVFSSVGYAQEEVEIGNQSTINVQLAPDIQNLSEVVVVGYGTERKEDLTGAVSLVDPEEMVKQATNDVMQMMQGRVAGVAITSDGQPGAAPSVRIRGVSTFGSGGASAEPLYVVDGFPLSGGIRDINPNDIESIQVLKDATAGAIYGNRASNGVVIITTKSGRKGQDFTVGFNAYYGIQTIPQRIPLLGRVGYQAINTELLANGGLPPVPGNDPNSPDFIDDVDTDWQDAGFKDGKIANYNVNFAGGTEKTSYYISLDYLDNEGTLVGSGPDYKRYSFRVNSETQVGRVKFGENVYVVRSDENPLLFTTDLNLPGSRPTLVNDLLQAAPTIPLYDENREGGFGGADGVIHQSITLNVPGINSLVQNSTMVNRILANLYGEIELLEGLSYKLNLQYDNSDITDERFVPQYNLGYFFPNPNATYAVNDRSSNSFLVENTLNYVKTFGKHDLKLLVGQTYQDFNFRGVNAVGTGLEKPYILNLGNAETVNVSDNIQNSAIASLLGRINYAYDDRYLLTFNVRRDGSSKFREDNRFDIFPSIGLAWKIHNDFQLPEFISDLKLRGGYGQLGNQNINNYAYQRVINRAIPYEFGGGRVLGAANTIVVDPTIRWESKTTRNVALDAVLWDGRLEFTAEYYSNTSEDVLLGLPIPRSVGSLGDGIITNAASIKNSGIELSASYRQNLGDLTLDIAPNFYTVRNEVLDLGGILSNITGTGARSIVGQPIGRHYGWVFDGIFQTEEEVDNHAFQNDQTSPGDVRFRDLNEDGQITDDDRDFLGNGMPTFYYGLNLVANYKNFDLTVFASGSGGNLINSNFYRGLMTTSGFTNWHEDILNRWTAENPSREYSRVVFNDPNLNNRDSDRPNWLQKGDYLRINTISLGYNIPADLLSRVKMKSARIYATIQNVHTFTAYKGFNPDFQAGILNPGFDFGTFPRPRTTMFGVQIKF; from the coding sequence ATGAAAAATTTATACCTACTAAACCTGAGGCGTTGCTTGGGGAGATTATTCATCCTTCTCATTGCAAGCTGCTTATTGCAGGTTTCATCAGCCTGGGCACAGTCGCGAACCATTGCCGGACAGGTAACTGATCTGGATTCGGATGAAGCTTTGCCCGGGGTTAACATTGTAGTCAAAGGTACCACCACGGGTACGGTCACTGACGTAGATGGCAATTACCGCCTGACCGTTTCCCAAAACGCTGAAAGCCTGGTATTTTCTTCTGTAGGCTACGCGCAGGAGGAAGTTGAAATTGGAAATCAGTCGACCATCAATGTACAATTAGCCCCTGATATTCAGAACCTGAGCGAAGTGGTGGTGGTAGGCTACGGTACAGAAAGAAAAGAAGACCTTACCGGCGCGGTGAGCCTGGTAGATCCGGAAGAAATGGTGAAGCAGGCTACCAATGATGTGATGCAGATGATGCAGGGAAGAGTGGCAGGCGTAGCCATTACCAGCGACGGACAACCGGGAGCAGCCCCTTCGGTAAGAATACGCGGGGTAAGTACCTTTGGGAGTGGTGGTGCCAGTGCAGAACCATTGTATGTGGTAGATGGATTTCCACTCTCGGGAGGCATACGCGATATTAATCCCAATGACATTGAGTCTATTCAGGTACTGAAAGATGCTACTGCCGGAGCTATTTATGGTAACCGGGCTTCCAACGGTGTAGTCATCATCACCACCAAAAGCGGTAGAAAAGGCCAGGATTTTACTGTGGGCTTCAACGCCTATTATGGCATACAAACCATACCCCAAAGAATTCCCCTCTTAGGTAGAGTAGGGTATCAGGCCATCAACACGGAATTACTGGCCAATGGTGGCTTGCCACCCGTACCCGGTAATGATCCCAACTCTCCGGATTTTATTGACGATGTGGATACAGACTGGCAGGATGCAGGATTTAAAGACGGAAAAATCGCCAACTATAATGTAAACTTTGCCGGTGGTACTGAAAAAACTTCTTATTACATCTCACTGGATTATCTGGATAATGAAGGTACGCTGGTGGGTAGTGGGCCGGACTATAAGAGATATTCATTCCGGGTAAATTCTGAGACCCAGGTCGGAAGAGTGAAGTTTGGCGAGAACGTCTATGTGGTGCGCTCTGACGAAAATCCACTACTATTTACCACTGACTTGAACCTGCCCGGATCACGTCCGACGCTGGTAAATGACCTGCTTCAGGCGGCACCTACTATCCCTCTCTACGATGAGAACAGGGAAGGAGGATTCGGCGGAGCTGATGGTGTGATTCACCAGTCCATTACCTTAAATGTACCGGGCATCAATAGCCTGGTGCAGAATTCTACCATGGTCAACAGGATTCTGGCCAATCTGTATGGGGAAATAGAATTGCTGGAAGGCTTAAGCTACAAACTCAACCTCCAATATGATAACAGTGATATCACCGATGAGCGTTTTGTGCCTCAATACAATCTCGGTTATTTCTTCCCTAATCCCAATGCTACCTATGCAGTAAATGACCGTTCTTCTAACTCATTTCTGGTAGAAAACACACTGAATTATGTCAAAACCTTCGGTAAACATGACCTTAAACTTTTGGTAGGCCAAACCTATCAGGATTTTAACTTCAGAGGCGTCAACGCCGTGGGTACCGGCCTGGAAAAACCTTATATTTTGAATTTAGGCAATGCTGAAACGGTGAATGTGAGCGACAATATCCAAAATTCGGCCATTGCTTCTTTGCTAGGTAGAATTAATTATGCCTATGATGACCGATATCTGCTTACTTTTAATGTACGGCGGGATGGCTCTTCCAAATTCAGGGAAGATAACCGTTTTGATATTTTTCCTTCCATCGGACTTGCCTGGAAAATTCATAATGACTTCCAGTTACCGGAATTTATTTCTGACCTCAAACTAAGAGGAGGTTATGGTCAATTGGGTAACCAGAATATCAATAATTATGCATACCAAAGGGTGATCAACCGGGCCATTCCTTATGAATTTGGTGGGGGGAGAGTGCTGGGAGCAGCCAATACGATAGTGGTAGACCCTACCATCCGTTGGGAGTCCAAAACTACCAGAAACGTAGCGTTGGATGCGGTACTTTGGGATGGCAGACTGGAATTTACGGCTGAGTACTATTCCAACACTTCAGAAGATGTACTCTTAGGTCTTCCCATTCCGCGCTCGGTAGGTTCCTTGGGCGATGGCATCATCACCAATGCGGCTTCCATCAAAAACTCAGGCATAGAGCTGTCGGCCAGTTACAGGCAGAATTTAGGGGACTTAACCCTGGATATTGCTCCAAACTTCTATACTGTGCGCAATGAGGTGCTGGATCTGGGTGGAATACTCAGCAACATCACCGGTACAGGTGCCCGCAGTATCGTAGGCCAGCCCATTGGTAGGCATTACGGCTGGGTGTTTGATGGTATTTTCCAAACGGAGGAAGAGGTAGATAACCATGCTTTCCAGAATGACCAGACCTCACCAGGCGATGTCAGATTCAGAGACCTGAATGAAGATGGGCAGATTACCGATGACGACCGTGATTTCCTTGGAAATGGTATGCCCACCTTTTACTACGGATTGAATCTGGTGGCCAATTATAAAAACTTTGACCTGACAGTATTCGCTTCGGGAAGTGGAGGAAACCTGATCAATAGTAATTTTTATCGTGGACTGATGACCACTTCTGGTTTTACCAACTGGCATGAGGATATACTGAATCGCTGGACTGCTGAAAATCCAAGCAGAGAGTACTCAAGGGTAGTATTTAACGATCCCAACCTCAATAACCGTGATTCGGACCGTCCAAACTGGCTGCAAAAAGGTGATTATCTGAGAATCAATACCATCTCACTGGGCTACAATATTCCCGCAGATCTGTTAAGCAGGGTAAAAATGAAAAGTGCCAGGATATACGCTACCATACAGAATGTCCACACATTTACTGCATACAAAGGTTTCAATCCTGACTTTCAGGCGGGTATCCTGAATCCCGGATTTGACTTCGGTACTTTCCCCAGACCCAGAACAACGATGTTTGGTGTACAAATTAAATTTTAA
- a CDS encoding two-component regulator propeller domain-containing protein: MYIQVNNTLRKACLTLLALHFFLVAPLKSQHRSLRFQQLTTEDGLAQNMVDCMLQDSQGFLWMGTWNGLCRYDGYTFEVFNSEHTSPNALANNFIYVLLEDTYGNIWIGTQEGLYVYLYDQGQFVRAENLSSEQYSPLQAAVRSLALHQDSTLLVGTDQGLSRFKIQGEDGTIKLEGHLTFGDGDGKLRGSVVNTLLSDSQNNIWVGTDGGIAIIKPGISEMKYITYEPANPQSLSSNHILAICETAQREIWIGTEFGLNRYLDNANHLHAVGFQRFFNVPADPSSLVHNSIMDIIEDDSGNLFIATLGGLSIMNQGEQNFTNHKNEPHAEHSLSNNFVNCLLKDKKGNLWIGTERGGINFYNTNQNTFEHFEFKADNANSLSYSTVNSIYEDSTSLWIGTAGGGLNRYDKSTEKFHQFRRTPEDTDAISSDFVTSMHRDRLGRLWVGSWGGGLNVLTNENSHRPYFLHHLTSNRPGLVSNFISSIAEDQKGNLWIGTLGGLVYYDLEADHFETKFSDQSNPRITGVGCLWVDQDQNIWAGTRNGLFHIRIDQPSGKTDQVSKYAHESANPHSISGNYVISVLQDSKGKMWFGTYGQGINQLKTAGDSLWFEAYTTADGLSNNIIYGIQQDKEQNLWLSTDYGLSRLHPKTKKIRNFYMADGLLNNQYYWSAAYQNENGKLYFGGMSGLDAFYPEDIKEIDESPSLVITDIKLLNESVKPGKQYNGVEVIQESAFKADEIYLSYKEKIFGIEFSSLNYQEPGMIRYAYILEGFDKDWNYVSSDRRYASYTNLKPGDYVFKVKASGSNGEFTADPKSITIHIAPPFWDTPWFRILSMILFLALIFGYIRLRTYTLKRQKIVLERQVKERTERINQQKEALSFQAIQLQNNNQELEEKQKFIEGQNQKLELQNKEILSQRDELIKLNKKLKLVSQLKLSFFTNISHEFRTPLTLIIGPLERLLKEHHLGTEVQRSLGLINRNAQRLLHLINQIMDFRKIEKGRMELKVTQGNLSDFCQNVFRAFEPLSEIKEIRFNYQESELPTEVWFDTQKLENILYNLLSNAFKYTPAKGVVALDVKGLSYQESRLRAEDTLLQEHKTVISIRISDSGIGISEENLPLVFKRFYRIASAEAFKISGSGIGLALTEELIKTHHGEIFVESKPGKGSVFEIQFPCLKGAYETDELTERTQEGLDLHQQIEILKNELLLSEENIINQEAAHEIDKSKATVLVVEDNVDLRKFISLRLSKTYNVLEAGDGEAGIQLAEKFNPDLVISDVMMPKVDGLKLCATLKNNLSTSHIPVILLTAKSTVENQIEGLEIGADDYLPKPFNFEILEARVQNLIDSRKRLRLHFLQSVDFDVKQATSNSKDQNFLEHAIKTVESQMENSDFGVKDFIKCMGISRSLLHKKLASLTNQSATEFINHLRMKKAQKLLRQNEINISEVAYAVGYNDPKYFSRLFSKHYGQSPTEFLKKEMSLD, from the coding sequence ATGTATATTCAGGTAAATAACACACTGAGGAAGGCTTGTCTTACATTATTGGCACTGCATTTTTTTTTAGTAGCACCGCTGAAAAGTCAGCACCGTAGTCTGCGCTTTCAGCAGCTGACTACCGAGGATGGACTGGCCCAAAACATGGTGGATTGTATGCTTCAGGACAGTCAGGGCTTTCTGTGGATGGGTACTTGGAATGGACTTTGCCGCTACGATGGTTATACATTTGAAGTATTCAACAGCGAACACACTTCACCCAATGCTCTGGCCAACAATTTTATCTATGTACTTCTTGAGGATACCTACGGAAATATCTGGATAGGTACACAGGAGGGCTTATACGTCTACCTTTATGATCAGGGACAATTTGTCCGGGCTGAAAATCTATCATCGGAACAGTATTCTCCATTGCAAGCTGCGGTACGTTCCCTGGCGCTACATCAGGATTCTACCTTGTTAGTAGGTACTGATCAGGGTTTGTCTCGCTTCAAAATTCAGGGGGAAGATGGTACTATCAAACTGGAGGGGCACCTTACCTTTGGTGATGGCGATGGAAAATTGAGAGGTTCAGTGGTCAATACCCTTCTAAGCGACAGCCAAAATAATATCTGGGTAGGCACCGATGGAGGAATTGCTATCATCAAGCCTGGAATTTCGGAAATGAAGTACATTACCTATGAGCCTGCCAACCCTCAGAGTTTATCTTCAAATCATATCCTGGCCATTTGCGAAACGGCGCAGAGAGAGATATGGATAGGTACTGAGTTTGGTTTAAACCGTTATCTGGATAATGCAAATCATCTTCATGCCGTTGGATTTCAACGGTTTTTCAATGTACCAGCTGATCCTTCCAGTCTGGTGCATAATTCCATTATGGACATCATAGAAGATGATTCGGGAAATTTGTTTATAGCTACCTTAGGAGGTCTTAGTATCATGAACCAAGGTGAGCAGAATTTTACCAACCATAAAAACGAACCTCACGCTGAACATAGCCTAAGCAATAACTTTGTCAACTGCTTGCTCAAGGACAAAAAGGGAAATCTCTGGATAGGAACAGAGCGGGGAGGTATTAACTTTTACAACACTAACCAAAACACTTTTGAGCACTTTGAATTCAAAGCAGATAATGCAAACAGCTTAAGCTATAGTACGGTAAATTCTATTTATGAAGACAGTACTTCCCTATGGATAGGCACTGCTGGCGGTGGACTCAATCGCTACGATAAAAGCACCGAAAAATTTCATCAATTTCGGCGTACCCCTGAAGATACAGATGCCATCTCCAGCGATTTTGTCACCAGCATGCACCGGGACCGTCTGGGCAGATTATGGGTAGGCAGCTGGGGCGGTGGACTCAATGTGTTGACGAACGAAAACTCACACAGACCATATTTTCTCCATCACCTCACTTCAAACAGACCAGGATTGGTTAGCAATTTTATCTCCTCCATTGCAGAAGATCAGAAGGGGAATCTGTGGATAGGTACCCTTGGAGGGCTGGTATACTATGATTTGGAGGCGGATCATTTTGAAACCAAATTCTCAGACCAAAGTAATCCCCGCATCACTGGTGTGGGATGCTTATGGGTAGATCAGGATCAAAATATTTGGGCAGGCACTCGAAATGGTCTTTTTCACATCCGCATCGATCAGCCTAGCGGAAAAACAGATCAAGTCAGCAAATATGCACACGAATCAGCCAACCCGCACTCCATCAGTGGCAACTATGTGATCTCTGTTTTGCAGGATAGCAAGGGAAAAATGTGGTTTGGCACCTACGGGCAGGGCATCAATCAGTTAAAAACTGCTGGTGATTCCCTCTGGTTTGAAGCCTACACTACCGCTGATGGATTAAGTAACAACATCATCTATGGTATACAGCAGGACAAGGAGCAAAATCTCTGGCTGAGTACAGATTATGGTTTGTCCCGCCTACATCCAAAAACAAAAAAGATTAGAAATTTTTATATGGCTGATGGTTTACTAAACAATCAGTACTACTGGTCTGCTGCCTATCAAAACGAAAATGGTAAGCTGTATTTTGGAGGCATGAGTGGTCTGGACGCATTTTATCCTGAAGATATCAAAGAAATAGATGAGTCTCCCAGCCTTGTCATTACCGACATCAAGCTCCTCAATGAATCAGTGAAGCCTGGGAAGCAGTACAATGGGGTGGAGGTGATTCAGGAGAGCGCTTTCAAAGCCGATGAAATTTATTTGTCCTATAAGGAAAAAATCTTTGGCATAGAATTCTCCTCGCTCAACTATCAGGAGCCGGGCATGATTCGCTATGCCTACATTCTTGAGGGCTTTGACAAAGACTGGAATTACGTATCCTCAGATCGCCGCTATGCCAGCTATACCAATCTCAAGCCGGGAGATTATGTGTTTAAGGTTAAAGCTTCAGGTTCCAACGGAGAGTTTACTGCTGATCCTAAATCCATCACCATTCACATTGCTCCTCCCTTTTGGGATACTCCCTGGTTTAGAATACTTAGCATGATTTTGTTTCTGGCATTGATTTTTGGCTATATCAGGCTGCGTACCTACACCCTCAAGCGGCAGAAGATAGTACTGGAAAGACAGGTAAAAGAACGTACAGAACGCATTAATCAGCAAAAAGAAGCACTTTCTTTTCAGGCCATACAGCTACAAAACAACAACCAGGAACTGGAAGAAAAGCAGAAGTTTATTGAAGGGCAAAACCAGAAGCTTGAGCTTCAAAATAAAGAAATACTGAGCCAGAGAGATGAACTCATTAAGCTGAATAAAAAACTAAAGCTGGTGAGTCAACTGAAGCTTAGTTTCTTTACCAATATTTCCCATGAGTTCAGAACACCTCTGACCCTGATCATTGGCCCGCTTGAGAGACTGCTCAAAGAACATCATCTGGGTACTGAAGTACAGCGTAGCCTTGGTCTGATCAACCGCAATGCCCAGCGCTTGCTGCATCTGATCAATCAGATTATGGATTTCAGAAAGATTGAAAAAGGCCGTATGGAACTGAAAGTAACTCAGGGCAATCTCAGTGATTTTTGCCAGAATGTGTTCCGTGCCTTTGAGCCTTTGTCGGAGATCAAGGAGATCCGATTCAATTATCAGGAAAGCGAGCTGCCAACAGAAGTTTGGTTTGATACCCAAAAACTTGAAAACATATTGTACAATTTGCTTTCCAATGCTTTTAAGTACACCCCTGCTAAGGGTGTGGTGGCCCTGGACGTCAAAGGATTATCCTATCAGGAATCAAGGCTTAGGGCAGAAGATACCCTGCTGCAAGAACACAAAACAGTGATCAGCATCAGGATTTCTGACTCTGGCATTGGAATCAGCGAAGAGAATTTGCCACTGGTTTTCAAACGCTTTTACCGGATTGCTTCAGCAGAGGCTTTTAAAATCAGTGGCTCAGGCATTGGCCTGGCGCTTACTGAAGAGCTGATCAAAACACATCATGGAGAAATCTTTGTGGAGAGCAAGCCAGGCAAAGGCTCTGTATTTGAAATCCAGTTTCCCTGCCTCAAAGGAGCCTATGAAACTGACGAACTGACCGAAAGAACCCAGGAAGGGCTGGATCTCCATCAGCAGATAGAAATATTGAAAAACGAATTGCTACTCAGCGAAGAAAATATCATAAATCAGGAAGCTGCGCACGAGATTGACAAGTCCAAAGCTACGGTACTGGTAGTGGAGGATAATGTGGATTTAAGAAAGTTTATTAGTCTGCGACTGAGTAAAACCTACAACGTGCTGGAGGCTGGAGACGGAGAAGCAGGTATTCAGCTGGCCGAAAAATTTAATCCCGATCTGGTAATCAGCGATGTAATGATGCCCAAGGTAGATGGGCTGAAGCTCTGTGCTACGCTAAAAAATAACCTCAGTACCAGCCATATTCCGGTCATCCTGTTGACCGCCAAAAGTACAGTGGAAAATCAGATAGAAGGGCTGGAAATAGGAGCTGACGATTACCTGCCCAAACCCTTTAATTTTGAAATCCTGGAGGCCAGAGTGCAAAACCTTATTGACTCAAGAAAAAGATTGCGGCTCCATTTTTTACAGTCGGTTGATTTTGATGTCAAACAGGCGACCAGTAATAGCAAAGATCAAAACTTTCTGGAGCATGCCATCAAAACGGTAGAGAGTCAAATGGAAAATTCGGATTTTGGAGTAAAAGATTTTATCAAATGTATGGGTATCAGCCGGAGCCTGCTGCATAAAAAACTGGCATCTCTTACCAATCAGTCGGCTACCGAATTTATCAACCACCTCCGCATGAAGAAAGCGCAGAAGTTGCTCAGGCAAAACGAAATTAATATTTCAGAAGTAGCCTATGCCGTTGGGTATAATGACCCCAAATATTTCTCCCGCTTATTTAGCAAGCACTATGGACAAAGTCCTACTGAGTTTTTAAAAAAAGAGATGAGCTTGGATTAG